One Paenibacillus riograndensis SBR5 DNA segment encodes these proteins:
- a CDS encoding CBM35 domain-containing protein, with product MRKKSLFLFPFAILLSLLLTGISSAEVTSNYVNPLMGGADPTIARAADGYYYSAFSGDNNITLKRHETILGVSTAKSKIVWKKPSNFGFVWGPYVYRLDGKWYLYFSSGPEESFGYGHPSSYVLENSSPDPFEGTWELKGESANADKDGQVTVKKGLLNTQGYGLACGVISIKGETYFTYTKYYYYPDPKDPAKTKFDESPTIVKMKNPWTLEGTEATVARPQYDWEKHHDNINEGAAVVERNGKIYFAYSASSFMNDNYSVGVSVADAASDVMKAESWKKYPEPVMKRSDENSSYGPGSPLFLKSEDNSEDWIMYHGIPTHGQGGGNRGIRAQRIHWDDNDFINLGIPSNPGTVLNRPSGEEKSEIYEAEDASLSGVSKVVGKSAFASGALYEKYNNSSANDYVEFTVNTKAAGTYSLDFRYNNNTANAINMKLGVNQEAVRDISFASNAGFEANFDIQSAYNIKLNAGSNKIRLSGKSSLALDAMIIKKSTLYEAENAELSGNAKVDTDHPGYSGTGFAGGLWISNSAVTFKVNAANAGSYSVNLGYSLGFNDDRTLSMYVNGQKIKQVDFFSLKSWNSWADRYDNVFLKQGENTIMYKYDSGDTGNVNLDYITVTEATTWHYGAEDATITDPDDAEVVYAKDGNLGTGYVTGLSRANSSVEFSVNVENAASYDVKLRYAKEAAGKTLGLYLNGTKIKNITLPPTGGPTVWKEQLETLSLKEGTNTITYKNGTDNSGIINIDSIHLTKRTPWRYQAEEAARQGSLQIAKDHLWYEGNGFVGGFEQKGDSLKFEVNVPNTAAYTSALRYSGAQSSNITMTMYVNGQRIKQVSLPPTASWDSWANRTESVNLNAGKNVIEFIREQGDTGRFNIDSLTIDKTSGGFMSSIARKIIPEKMVKIQPKHSGKALDVDRVSSDPLAVINQWANGDGNNQLWRFLDLGTGYYQIQSVQSGHVLDILPGSAIQQLCQNTRATGSIPNTQQWKLEKDGDYYKIVNKSNNKVITVEGASNNNGAAVRLADDQGKDNQRMKIEIRNLSNSEISALTESGGRYDITFNANGGSPAQTVVQAVYGEPLTAPAVAKEGYELEGWYNDAAKWDFAAQTVPGALTLTAKWTLKAPEVRIVSEGSLRAGSAGILRAAGTGSGTLSYTWYVDKGKGYGEPVGSGDVLTLPDLSEAMSGYRYKAVVTGEGGLTGEQEYILKVLPADAEWIAPAFALDLPPALEAVEGDPLTLLVDTTGDIESIGWEVKRTGNSDWLPLPSVTGAVYRFTPGMEQDGTKYRVVLTGKAEVNPVRVTGTELRLKVYPAHEIPSVQSFAATVNPVVEGDPVTFNVVAASTYGELSYRWLKNGLVLDNAHGSSLAVEKAGAADAGAYQVQVTNTRIIGNRPYADAVNTETIELTVNRQLVTPTDPPVTPTDPPVTPASPPLSTVRPTATPQQTAMPLPSAAVISTAQLSSPAVNGVVTVQVGQATAIELPLKAGELLGTNSLRLQGDGIELVLAPELLKQLAGAVPAAESSGAKILLKAKLKALEEVKLKTEAGVALKGKLIEYDLSLSGADGAVHRLEKYQVPVGFSWPAEGLNPKLLGLYRVESDGTLTYLGGAAEDGGLKALLDGSGMYALLEYSKQFSDVPVTHWAFEALRELSAKHLIQGISEQAYQPGRNITRAEFVQLIANTLQLNGSGTTSFADVPEGAWYQQAISGMVKAGLITGRTPEAFQPAAEISREEMTVILMRAYRLQNGVIPAAPASPSLKDAAGISDWAAEQVAAAAALGFVKGRADGTFAPKAPATRAEAAQILMNYLR from the coding sequence ATGAGGAAAAAAAGTTTATTTCTGTTCCCCTTTGCGATATTGCTTTCATTATTGCTGACAGGCATCTCTAGTGCAGAGGTAACCTCTAATTATGTTAACCCGCTTATGGGGGGTGCCGATCCTACTATTGCCAGGGCTGCAGACGGCTATTACTATTCAGCTTTTTCTGGCGATAATAACATCACATTAAAAAGACATGAAACCATTCTCGGAGTATCCACTGCAAAAAGCAAAATAGTCTGGAAGAAGCCGAGTAATTTTGGGTTTGTTTGGGGTCCATACGTATATAGACTGGATGGCAAATGGTATCTTTATTTCTCTTCAGGTCCAGAGGAGAGCTTCGGATATGGACATCCAAGCTCCTACGTCCTGGAGAACTCATCCCCCGATCCTTTTGAAGGCACCTGGGAGCTCAAGGGGGAATCCGCTAATGCGGACAAAGATGGGCAGGTTACGGTCAAGAAGGGACTTCTGAATACGCAGGGCTATGGTTTGGCCTGCGGCGTTATATCCATTAAAGGCGAAACATACTTCACCTATACAAAATACTACTATTACCCTGATCCTAAAGATCCTGCAAAGACGAAATTTGACGAGAGCCCTACGATTGTCAAAATGAAGAACCCGTGGACATTGGAAGGTACAGAAGCTACTGTGGCAAGGCCGCAATATGACTGGGAAAAGCATCACGACAATATCAATGAAGGTGCTGCTGTAGTTGAAAGAAACGGCAAGATCTATTTCGCCTATTCTGCAAGCAGCTTTATGAATGATAACTATTCTGTGGGTGTATCGGTAGCTGATGCAGCCTCTGATGTGATGAAAGCCGAATCATGGAAGAAATATCCTGAGCCTGTAATGAAAAGATCGGATGAAAACAGCTCATATGGCCCGGGATCCCCATTGTTCCTTAAGTCTGAGGATAATTCAGAGGATTGGATCATGTACCATGGAATACCGACCCACGGACAAGGCGGCGGAAACAGAGGAATAAGAGCTCAGCGTATACATTGGGACGATAATGACTTCATCAATCTAGGAATCCCTTCCAATCCCGGCACTGTCCTGAACAGACCCTCAGGAGAGGAAAAAAGCGAAATTTATGAAGCCGAGGATGCCAGTTTGTCAGGAGTTTCCAAAGTCGTCGGGAAAAGTGCTTTTGCTTCGGGCGCCCTATATGAAAAATACAATAACAGCAGCGCCAATGACTATGTGGAGTTTACAGTAAACACGAAGGCTGCAGGAACCTACTCATTGGATTTCAGATACAACAATAATACGGCGAATGCTATTAACATGAAATTAGGAGTCAATCAAGAGGCCGTGCGGGATATTTCGTTTGCATCCAATGCCGGATTTGAGGCAAACTTCGATATTCAATCAGCTTATAATATTAAGCTTAATGCCGGAAGCAACAAGATCCGTCTTTCGGGCAAGAGCTCTTTGGCCCTCGACGCCATGATTATCAAAAAAAGCACATTGTACGAAGCAGAAAATGCCGAACTGTCCGGAAATGCAAAGGTAGATACTGATCATCCGGGTTACAGCGGAACCGGCTTTGCCGGAGGATTATGGATTTCAAATTCCGCGGTCACCTTCAAGGTAAATGCCGCCAATGCAGGCAGCTATTCGGTTAATCTGGGCTACAGCCTGGGGTTTAATGATGACAGGACCCTGAGTATGTATGTAAACGGGCAAAAAATAAAGCAGGTAGATTTCTTCAGCTTAAAGAGCTGGAACAGCTGGGCCGACCGCTATGACAATGTTTTCCTTAAACAAGGCGAAAATACCATCATGTATAAATATGATAGCGGCGACACCGGCAACGTCAATCTTGACTATATAACAGTTACCGAAGCAACTACCTGGCATTATGGAGCAGAAGATGCAACAATCACAGACCCGGATGATGCTGAAGTCGTCTACGCAAAAGACGGCAATCTGGGTACCGGTTATGTAACCGGGCTATCCAGAGCGAACTCATCCGTGGAGTTTTCTGTAAATGTTGAGAATGCGGCGTCTTATGATGTTAAGCTGAGATATGCAAAAGAAGCTGCGGGTAAAACCTTAGGTTTATATTTGAATGGCACTAAGATTAAAAACATCACCCTCCCTCCTACTGGCGGACCTACTGTCTGGAAGGAGCAGCTTGAGACTTTAAGTCTGAAAGAGGGAACAAACACGATCACTTACAAGAATGGTACGGATAATTCCGGCATTATAAATATCGACAGTATTCATCTTACCAAACGTACTCCCTGGAGGTATCAGGCAGAAGAAGCAGCCAGACAAGGAAGCCTGCAGATTGCCAAAGATCATTTATGGTATGAAGGCAACGGATTTGTAGGCGGATTTGAGCAAAAAGGCGATTCACTCAAGTTTGAAGTAAACGTACCCAATACAGCTGCCTATACGTCAGCTCTGCGGTATTCCGGCGCACAGAGTTCCAACATAACAATGACGATGTATGTTAACGGACAAAGAATAAAACAAGTATCTTTACCTCCGACAGCGAGTTGGGATTCGTGGGCTAACCGTACGGAATCAGTTAACTTGAACGCCGGAAAAAATGTAATTGAATTCATCCGTGAACAAGGGGATACCGGAAGATTCAATATCGACAGTCTCACCATTGATAAAACCAGCGGCGGATTTATGAGTTCAATTGCCAGGAAAATCATTCCTGAAAAGATGGTTAAAATCCAGCCGAAACACAGCGGAAAAGCATTGGATGTGGACAGAGTTTCAAGTGATCCGCTGGCGGTAATTAACCAATGGGCCAATGGCGATGGAAATAATCAGCTGTGGAGATTCCTGGATCTCGGTACAGGGTATTACCAGATCCAGTCGGTTCAAAGCGGGCATGTCCTCGACATTCTTCCCGGTTCAGCCATACAGCAGCTCTGTCAGAATACAAGAGCTACAGGATCTATACCAAATACTCAGCAGTGGAAACTGGAAAAAGACGGTGACTACTATAAAATAGTTAACAAAAGTAATAATAAAGTAATCACTGTAGAAGGAGCATCCAATAATAACGGTGCAGCAGTAAGGCTGGCTGATGACCAGGGGAAAGATAATCAACGCATGAAAATTGAAATACGCAACCTCAGCAATAGTGAGATCAGTGCATTGACGGAGTCCGGAGGACGCTATGATATTACTTTTAACGCCAATGGCGGAAGTCCGGCGCAGACAGTTGTTCAGGCTGTGTACGGCGAACCGTTGACTGCTCCTGCTGTAGCGAAGGAAGGCTATGAGCTGGAGGGCTGGTACAACGATGCTGCGAAATGGGATTTTGCAGCCCAGACGGTGCCTGGTGCATTGACACTGACTGCGAAATGGACTCTTAAGGCACCGGAGGTGAGGATTGTCAGTGAAGGCTCGCTGCGGGCAGGATCAGCCGGAATACTCCGCGCTGCCGGAACAGGGTCAGGAACACTGTCCTACACCTGGTATGTGGACAAGGGAAAAGGCTACGGCGAACCCGTCGGATCGGGCGATGTGCTGACGCTTCCGGATTTGTCGGAAGCGATGAGCGGCTACCGGTACAAGGCCGTCGTGACTGGCGAAGGAGGCTTAACCGGAGAGCAGGAATACATCCTGAAGGTGCTTCCAGCCGATGCGGAATGGATCGCACCTGCCTTCGCGCTGGATTTGCCGCCTGCGCTGGAGGCTGTTGAGGGTGACCCTTTAACGCTTCTAGTTGATACGACAGGAGACATTGAATCTATCGGGTGGGAAGTGAAGCGGACCGGCAATAGTGATTGGCTGCCCCTCCCGAGTGTTACCGGTGCGGTATACCGCTTCACCCCGGGAATGGAACAGGACGGGACAAAGTACCGTGTGGTGCTGACCGGCAAAGCGGAGGTGAACCCGGTCCGTGTCACCGGAACGGAGCTTAGGCTCAAGGTGTATCCGGCGCATGAAATCCCGTCGGTCCAATCGTTCGCGGCAACCGTTAACCCTGTAGTGGAGGGCGATCCAGTAACCTTCAACGTAGTTGCCGCTTCAACTTACGGGGAACTAAGCTATCGCTGGCTGAAGAATGGCCTGGTCCTGGACAATGCACATGGCAGCAGCCTGGCTGTTGAGAAGGCCGGGGCTGCTGATGCCGGGGCATACCAGGTGCAGGTGACCAATACCCGTATTATTGGGAACCGTCCTTATGCAGATGCGGTCAATACAGAGACTATTGAGCTGACAGTCAACCGTCAACTGGTAACGCCCACGGATCCTCCGGTGACACCAACGGATCCTCCGGTGACACCGGCAAGCCCGCCGTTATCAACGGTCAGGCCTACGGCAACACCACAGCAGACCGCCATGCCACTGCCTTCGGCTGCAGTCATTTCAACCGCCCAGCTGAGCAGTCCTGCGGTGAACGGGGTGGTTACAGTGCAGGTAGGGCAAGCAACTGCAATTGAGCTTCCGTTGAAGGCCGGAGAGCTGCTGGGAACAAATTCGCTGCGTTTGCAGGGAGACGGAATAGAGCTTGTACTGGCGCCGGAGCTGCTGAAGCAACTGGCCGGAGCCGTACCTGCTGCAGAGAGCAGCGGTGCAAAGATCCTTCTGAAGGCAAAGCTTAAGGCGCTGGAAGAAGTGAAGCTGAAGACGGAAGCCGGTGTAGCGCTGAAAGGCAAGCTGATAGAGTATGATCTGAGTCTATCCGGTGCGGATGGAGCGGTCCACCGGCTTGAGAAATATCAGGTTCCGGTAGGCTTCAGCTGGCCGGCTGAGGGACTCAATCCGAAGCTGCTTGGTCTGTATCGTGTGGAAAGCGACGGTACACTCACATACCTGGGCGGAGCAGCTGAAGACGGCGGGTTGAAGGCGCTTCTTGACGGCAGCGGCATGTACGCGCTGCTGGAGTATTCGAAGCAATTCAGCGATGTTCCGGTCACTCACTGGGCATTTGAAGCTTTACGAGAGCTGTCTGCTAAGCATCTGATCCAAGGCATATCGGAGCAGGCTTATCAGCCAGGCCGGAATATTACCAGGGCTGAATTCGTGCAGCTGATCGCCAATACGCTGCAGTTGAACGGCAGCGGTACCACTTCCTTCGCCGATGTCCCGGAAGGCGCCTGGTATCAGCAGGCAATCTCCGGCATGGTGAAGGCCGGCCTGATTACCGGCCGGACTCCGGAAGCCTTCCAACCGGCTGCGGAGATCAGCCGTGAAGAGATGACTGTCATTCTGATGCGGGCCTACCGGCTCCAGAATGGTGTAATTCCGGCCGCTCCGGCCAGCCCTTCCCTTAAGGATGCTGCGGGCATCTCCGACTGGGCAGCGGAACAAGTGGCTGCAGCGGCTGCGCTCGGCTTCGTGAAAGGACGGGCTGACGGTACCTTCGCTCCCAAAGCTCCCGCCACCCGTGCAGAGGCTGCGCAGATTCTGATGAATTATTTGCGATAA
- a CDS encoding DUF4432 family protein, with translation MNNKQINILMLTQMQPDIPHALPGGGFVTLTLFTDRFGSQLHLLTVSNGRLAFTVILERGMDIGEIKLESEKISWERDERYLLHPDHVDLSDNEHSGWDSGFYAAVAAIGPEIFGTPDEVRTVHGTGSYSPALLESLRLVWDERQICLEGIVPVRGYGTLPVYEKTIRIITNYGAAALFRKDTVRNLTDTAQPVDDGYHIQLSGAFISGGGSYVLPVTAKKLLLRDSAPPEKDPFAVYAAETRLDPIRCYQYVPEPVEGLSDLPQVRDYCAASGDGQELTAEMLVNTGNDAAAYVIRSLQCYPRSLLAKRAIEDCMYALEPCKTRPNSMKQKTIDGEVVYVGPRGQCTGWIILGATRDRVEIDTLTHLIRSAAR, from the coding sequence ATGAACAATAAGCAAATAAACATATTGATGCTGACGCAAATGCAGCCGGACATTCCGCATGCGCTGCCGGGAGGCGGTTTTGTCACCCTGACGCTTTTTACAGACCGCTTTGGGTCACAGCTGCATCTGTTGACCGTATCCAATGGCAGGCTTGCCTTTACTGTGATTCTTGAACGGGGGATGGACATTGGGGAAATCAAGCTGGAGTCTGAGAAGATCAGCTGGGAGCGCGATGAGCGGTATCTGCTCCATCCGGATCACGTGGACCTGTCCGACAATGAGCATTCAGGCTGGGATTCGGGCTTCTATGCGGCTGTGGCTGCTATCGGTCCTGAAATTTTCGGCACCCCGGATGAGGTGAGAACGGTCCACGGGACGGGGTCTTATTCTCCCGCGTTGCTGGAATCATTACGTCTGGTCTGGGATGAGCGGCAGATCTGCTTGGAGGGCATCGTTCCAGTGAGAGGATATGGAACGTTGCCTGTATATGAAAAAACAATCCGGATCATAACGAATTACGGGGCAGCTGCGCTGTTCCGGAAAGATACGGTGCGGAATTTAACAGATACAGCTCAGCCTGTAGACGACGGTTACCATATTCAACTGTCGGGGGCCTTTATATCTGGCGGCGGAAGTTATGTCCTGCCGGTTACGGCAAAAAAACTGCTGCTCCGCGACTCTGCTCCTCCGGAAAAGGACCCGTTCGCTGTCTACGCTGCTGAGACCAGGCTGGACCCGATCCGCTGTTATCAATATGTTCCTGAGCCGGTGGAGGGGCTGTCCGATCTGCCGCAGGTCCGCGACTATTGCGCTGCCTCAGGCGACGGCCAGGAGTTGACAGCCGAGATGCTGGTGAACACAGGAAATGATGCCGCAGCCTATGTGATTCGTTCCCTGCAATGCTATCCCCGTTCACTGCTGGCCAAAAGGGCCATTGAGGACTGCATGTATGCTCTGGAGCCTTGTAAAACCAGACCCAATTCCATGAAGCAAAAAACGATAGACGGCGAAGTGGTCTACGTCGGACCCCGTGGCCAGTGTACCGGCTGGATCATCTTGGGGGCGACACGTGACAGGGTGGAAATTGACACCCTTACGCACTTGATCCGAAGTGCAGCAAGGTGA
- the pgmB gene encoding beta-phosphoglucomutase: MRAQPFEAAIFDLDGVIVDTAKFHYKAWKRLAGELGFAFSESENEQLKGVSRMESLDLLLRCGGITDVSPERREALASRKNEWYKELLATLTPADVLPGVRSFLGLLRSQGIQTGIASASKNTPLIMDKVNIRPLFDAVVDGNSIVRAKPDPEVFLQAARLLGVAPAACFVFEDAAAGVEGALRAGMRVVGIGDGRLLARSHLAITSFEQLEPVFLMSHIGAADHIGRGDLLYEQ, translated from the coding sequence TTGCGGGCACAACCATTTGAGGCAGCCATCTTTGATCTGGATGGCGTCATTGTCGATACCGCAAAATTTCACTACAAAGCCTGGAAACGACTTGCCGGGGAGTTGGGATTTGCTTTCAGCGAAAGCGAGAATGAGCAGCTGAAAGGTGTCAGCCGCATGGAGTCCCTTGATCTTCTGCTGCGGTGCGGAGGGATAACGGATGTATCGCCGGAACGGAGGGAGGCATTGGCTTCGCGGAAAAACGAGTGGTACAAGGAGCTTCTCGCAACACTAACACCTGCTGATGTATTGCCTGGTGTGCGCAGCTTTCTTGGTCTATTGCGCTCACAGGGAATCCAAACGGGGATTGCATCGGCCAGCAAAAACACTCCTCTCATTATGGACAAAGTGAATATCAGGCCGCTGTTTGATGCAGTGGTAGACGGGAATAGCATTGTCAGGGCGAAGCCGGACCCGGAGGTGTTCCTGCAGGCAGCCAGGCTGCTCGGTGTGGCACCGGCAGCATGTTTTGTATTTGAAGATGCGGCGGCTGGTGTAGAGGGGGCGCTCCGGGCAGGCATGCGTGTTGTCGGCATTGGGGATGGGCGGCTGCTTGCCCGCTCCCATCTTGCCATCACCAGCTTTGAGCAGCTTGAGCCCGTTTTTCTGATGAGTCATATCGGCGCCGCTGATCACATCGGACGGGGAGATCTCCTGTATGAACAATAA
- a CDS encoding glycoside hydrolase family 65 protein, with protein MMNRKMTLGKKTGETEGLQMNEENLWCLKEDGYHPGLHKHYEGLFTQGNGYMHVRGSFEEGCSDAPQDEEYLRFPENVTLEKPRHPKSKQGTFIPGIVGRHPLLKEEIVNLPYYLGLEFLSAGERLDMDRCRISGYQRWLDLRDGSLHRSVVWETAEGMKIHCTFTRYLSMADTHLCIQQVQLEVLSGEGSLEVKATLRADVRTNGMNHYARIVPSADSEGILSLETITEEGNQIFMLSALEASEAIVWHAENTRMTAALRGKCRLRTGDRLAVSKLTTVTTDQDMEEGTVRDRALAHLGHARNLGLEQLYNRHADRWKSKWQHADIRIKGDDAAQINVRASLYHLIRSNAEQDARVAICAKGYAGEAYFGRYFWDTEINLLPFFLHTNPQAARNLLLFRYNTLEGARRNARNYGYRGARYAWESSLSGEEQCANWQYADHEIHITADIVYALYHYVNATGDDEFLERYGIDILVETARYWCDRVDWNREGYGELLGVMGPDEYLPFTRNNAFTNRMVKFSLEQTVACLDSLQSGKPDSYAAAAERLGLRPDERELFRHTAEKLRLPYDSQMEIVPQSDDFAGYADVEFDSLWTDRSRPFGHFISQERNYRSKALKQADVLELMLLFPQEFPREQLKAAYAYYEPITTHDSSLSVAVHGIVASWLNLKEEAEAFLQRVMAIDFSPEKKGAAEGIHIANCGGLWQLIVYGFAGLASAMWSDTIKLQPRLPEGWEELSFQIVWRGEHYRISVNSGAYEVQKLNGGEAVAGTTI; from the coding sequence ATGATGAACCGGAAGATGACACTGGGGAAAAAAACCGGAGAAACAGAGGGGTTGCAGATGAACGAGGAAAACCTGTGGTGCCTGAAAGAAGACGGATATCACCCTGGACTGCACAAGCATTATGAAGGACTCTTTACCCAAGGAAATGGCTACATGCATGTCCGTGGAAGTTTTGAGGAGGGGTGCAGCGATGCGCCCCAGGACGAAGAATATCTGCGCTTTCCCGAAAATGTAACACTTGAGAAGCCGCGGCATCCCAAGTCCAAGCAGGGAACCTTCATCCCGGGCATCGTCGGCCGGCATCCGCTGCTGAAGGAGGAGATTGTCAATCTCCCCTATTATCTGGGGCTTGAATTTTTGTCTGCCGGCGAGCGTCTGGATATGGACCGGTGCCGGATCAGCGGCTACCAACGCTGGCTGGACCTGCGGGATGGAAGTCTTCATCGTTCAGTTGTATGGGAAACGGCAGAGGGCATGAAAATTCATTGTACATTCACCCGGTACCTCAGCATGGCGGATACCCATCTTTGCATTCAGCAGGTACAGCTTGAGGTGTTGTCAGGCGAAGGCAGCCTGGAGGTGAAGGCCACGCTCCGGGCGGATGTACGCACCAATGGAATGAATCATTATGCCCGGATTGTTCCCTCGGCGGATTCAGAGGGCATCCTGTCACTTGAGACTATAACGGAGGAGGGCAATCAAATCTTCATGCTGTCTGCGCTGGAAGCCTCCGAGGCGATTGTCTGGCATGCAGAAAATACCCGGATGACGGCTGCACTTCGAGGGAAGTGCAGGCTGCGGACCGGGGACCGGTTGGCGGTCAGCAAGCTGACTACGGTGACAACGGATCAGGACATGGAGGAGGGGACGGTCCGCGACAGGGCGCTTGCACATCTCGGCCACGCCCGCAATTTGGGCTTGGAACAGCTGTATAACCGGCATGCTGACAGATGGAAGAGCAAGTGGCAGCATGCCGATATCCGCATCAAGGGTGATGATGCGGCGCAGATAAACGTCCGCGCTTCCCTCTACCATCTGATCCGCTCCAATGCGGAACAGGATGCGAGGGTGGCAATCTGTGCCAAGGGCTATGCCGGCGAGGCCTATTTTGGCAGGTATTTCTGGGATACGGAGATCAACCTGCTTCCCTTCTTCCTGCACACCAACCCGCAGGCCGCCCGCAATCTGCTTCTTTTCCGCTACAATACGCTGGAGGGAGCCAGGCGCAATGCGCGGAATTATGGATACCGGGGAGCACGGTATGCCTGGGAGTCCTCGTTAAGCGGGGAAGAGCAATGCGCGAATTGGCAGTATGCTGATCACGAAATTCATATAACAGCAGATATAGTTTATGCCCTGTACCACTATGTGAATGCTACAGGAGATGATGAATTTCTGGAGCGCTACGGCATTGATATTCTGGTTGAAACGGCCCGCTATTGGTGTGACCGTGTGGATTGGAACCGGGAGGGGTATGGCGAGCTGCTCGGCGTTATGGGACCGGATGAATATTTGCCATTCACCCGGAACAATGCCTTTACTAACCGCATGGTCAAATTCAGTCTGGAGCAAACCGTTGCTTGTCTGGACAGCCTGCAAAGCGGTAAGCCGGATAGCTATGCGGCTGCGGCAGAGCGGCTGGGTTTGCGTCCGGATGAACGGGAGCTCTTCCGGCACACGGCGGAAAAGCTGAGGCTGCCTTACGACAGCCAGATGGAAATTGTTCCGCAATCCGACGATTTCGCCGGCTATGCCGATGTGGAATTTGATAGTCTCTGGACAGACCGCTCCAGGCCATTTGGCCATTTCATTTCCCAGGAGCGCAACTATCGCTCCAAGGCGTTAAAGCAGGCGGATGTTCTGGAATTAATGCTGCTGTTTCCACAGGAATTCCCCCGGGAGCAGCTGAAGGCGGCTTATGCGTATTATGAGCCGATTACGACGCATGATTCCTCCTTGTCCGTGGCAGTTCACGGCATTGTGGCATCCTGGCTGAACCTTAAGGAGGAAGCGGAAGCTTTTCTGCAGCGGGTGATGGCTATTGACTTTTCTCCGGAGAAAAAGGGTGCCGCTGAGGGAATTCACATCGCTAATTGCGGCGGTCTGTGGCAGCTTATCGTTTACGGATTTGCCGGTTTGGCAAGTGCGATGTGGAGCGACACCATAAAGCTGCAGCCCCGTCTGCCTGAAGGCTGGGAGGAGCTGAGCTTCCAGATCGTGTGGCGGGGGGAGCACTACCGGATATCGGTTAATTCAGGTGCTTATGAAGTACAGAAGCTGAACGGGGGGGAAGCGGTTGCGGGCACAACCATTTGA
- a CDS encoding carbohydrate ABC transporter permease, whose amino-acid sequence MKKGLGVLKYGFVLLIVLLSLGPFLWVLMASFKTNAEILNNSLGWPSSFRFSNYVMAFKIAPLSRFYINSVIVGIFGTLLNLLLLGMAGYVLARFQFRFKNLLMGAFSLSLLIPGAAMLQPLYLTVNTLGLYDKVIGLIIVYAGFGLPVSLYILSSYFLTIPKEMEESAYLDGASFIQTFFRIILPISKPGFGTAGVMQFLLCWNEFQFAIILTTGNQSRTLPLALYYFKSQFASDYGVMFAATMVVIVPSILVYILLQKQVVSGLAAGAVKG is encoded by the coding sequence ATGAAAAAAGGTTTGGGTGTGCTCAAATATGGGTTTGTGCTCCTGATTGTACTGTTGTCGCTCGGCCCGTTCCTCTGGGTACTGATGGCTTCATTCAAGACGAATGCCGAAATTTTGAACAATTCGCTCGGCTGGCCAAGCAGCTTCCGCTTTTCCAATTACGTCATGGCTTTCAAAATTGCGCCGCTATCCCGGTTTTACATCAACAGTGTAATTGTGGGCATCTTCGGAACATTATTAAATTTATTGCTGCTCGGTATGGCGGGCTATGTGCTGGCCCGCTTTCAATTCCGCTTCAAGAACCTGCTGATGGGAGCGTTCTCCCTTTCACTGCTGATTCCAGGCGCTGCCATGCTGCAGCCGCTGTATTTGACGGTTAACACATTGGGGCTTTACGACAAGGTGATTGGACTTATTATCGTATATGCCGGCTTTGGCCTGCCGGTCTCGCTCTATATTCTATCAAGCTATTTCCTGACGATTCCCAAGGAAATGGAGGAATCGGCTTATCTGGACGGCGCCAGCTTCATCCAGACGTTCTTCCGGATTATTTTGCCCATATCGAAGCCGGGTTTCGGCACGGCGGGTGTGATGCAGTTCCTGCTCTGCTGGAATGAATTTCAGTTCGCTATTATTCTGACGACAGGCAATCAGAGCCGTACGCTGCCGCTTGCACTCTACTATTTCAAAAGCCAGTTTGCCAGTGATTACGGCGTCATGTTTGCTGCGACGATGGTCGTTATTGTACCTAGTATCCTGGTCTATATCCTGCTGCAGAAGCAAGTTGTATCCGGACTTGCTGCGGGAGCGGTGAAGGGATGA